A genomic region of uncultured Paludibaculum sp. contains the following coding sequences:
- a CDS encoding ABC transporter ATP-binding protein has protein sequence MLELRGLTKRFSGIPAVDGVSFTALPGQVTGYLGPNGSGKSTTVKMITGLLEPSEGRILWCGADVRADLPAFQAVLGYVPEEPYLYPHLTGAEYLELTGELRLIPRQRLWIKIEAFLREFGLWEDRYTAIASYSKGMRQKVLLAAALMHDPALVILDEPFSGLDVHSALVLRRLIQTLAETGKTVLFSSHELETVERVCSRVVILHKGKTVANDSVENLRGLMELPNLEAIFTQLALRQDPDEMATRLAEAMRQ, from the coding sequence TTGCTCGAGCTCCGCGGCCTCACAAAACGCTTTAGCGGGATCCCCGCCGTCGATGGTGTCAGCTTCACCGCGCTGCCAGGACAAGTGACCGGTTACCTGGGCCCCAACGGCAGCGGCAAGTCCACGACAGTCAAGATGATCACCGGCCTGCTCGAACCGAGCGAAGGCCGGATTCTCTGGTGCGGCGCGGATGTCCGGGCGGATCTGCCGGCATTCCAGGCCGTCCTTGGGTATGTACCGGAGGAACCGTACCTTTACCCGCATCTGACCGGGGCGGAGTACCTGGAACTCACCGGAGAACTCCGCCTCATTCCGCGCCAGCGTCTCTGGATTAAGATCGAAGCCTTTCTGCGGGAGTTCGGCCTTTGGGAGGATCGTTACACCGCCATCGCCTCTTATTCCAAGGGCATGCGCCAGAAGGTCCTGCTCGCCGCCGCCCTGATGCACGACCCTGCCCTGGTGATTCTCGACGAGCCCTTCTCGGGCCTCGATGTCCATTCCGCGTTGGTTCTACGACGTCTCATCCAGACACTGGCCGAGACGGGAAAGACGGTCCTCTTCAGCTCGCACGAGTTGGAAACCGTGGAACGCGTATGCAGCCGCGTCGTCATCCTGCACAAGGGGAAGACCGTGGCCAACGACTCCGTGGAGAATCTCCGCGGCCTGATGGAACTGCCTAACCTCGAAGCTATCTTCACGCAGTTGGCCCTGCGGCAGGACCCCGATGAGATGGCCACGCGGTTGGCCGAGGCTATGCGGCAATGA